One window of Populus nigra chromosome 5, ddPopNigr1.1, whole genome shotgun sequence genomic DNA carries:
- the LOC133695470 gene encoding protein SMALL AUXIN UP-REGULATED RNA 51-like, whose amino-acid sequence MAIRKSNRLPQTAVIRQILKRCSSLGKKQGYHDQEGLPLDVPKGHFVVYVGENRSRYIVPISILSSPEFQTLLQQAEEEFGFDHDMGLTIPCEEVVFQSILIRY is encoded by the coding sequence ATGGCCATCAGGAAATCAAACAGGCTGCCTCAAACAGCAGTTATCAGGCAGATCCTCAAGAGGTGCTCAAGCTTGGGAAAGAAACAAGGGTATCATGACCAAGAAGGCCTTCCTTTGGACGTCCCAAAGGGTCACTTTGTTGTATATGTCGGTGAAAACAGAAGCAGATACATTGTGCCCATCTCTATCTTGAGTAGTCCCGAGTTTCAGACTTTGCTTCAACAAGCAGAAGAAGAGTTCGGGTTTGATCATGATATGGGCCTTACCATTCCTTGTGAAGAAGTTGTTTTCCAGTCCATTCTGATCAGATACTGA